The Aeromicrobium tamlense nucleotide sequence GCGACCCACCGGACTGCCGGGACCCGAGACCTACCGCTTCGTCGAGCGCGAGCTGCGCGAGCTGCGCGACGGCGACGTGCTGGTGGAGAACATCGTGCTGACGGTCGACCCATACATGCGCCCGCGGATGAACGACGTGAAGTCGTACGTGCCGCCGTTCAAGCTCGACCACGCGCTCGACGGCGGTGCCGTGGGCGTCGTCGTCGAGTCGCGCTCCGAGAGCCTGCCCGTCGGCACGGTCGTCCGTCACGGCCTCGGCTGGCGCGAGCACGCGGTGCTGGCCGACCAGTACGCGACGAAGCTCGACCTCAACGGCCTGCCGACCTCGTACTTCCTCGGCGTGCTGGGCATGCCCGGCCACACGGCCTACGCGGGCCTGTTCGACGTCGCCGCGTTCCAGCCCGGCGACTCGGTGTTCGTGTCGGCGGCTGCCGGTGCCGTGGGCAGCCTCGTCGGCCAGTTCGCGCGCCTCGCCGGCGCCGAGCGCGTGGTGGGCAGCGCCGGCTCGGCCGAGAAGGTCGCGCTGCTGACCGACGAGCTGAAGTTCGACGCCGCGATCAACTACAAGGACGGCGACGTCATGGGCCAGGTCGGCCAGGCGTTCCCCGACGGATTCGACGTCTACTTCGACAACGTGGGCGGCGACCACCTCGAGGCGGCGCTGGAGCACATCAACGAGCGCGGCCGGATGGCGCTGTGCGGCTCGATCTCGGGCTACAACGACCCGAAGGCCAGCGGTCCGCGCAACATGTTCAAGGCCGTGGGCAAGCGCCTCACGCTGCGCGGCTTCATCGTGAGCGACCACGAGTCCCTGCGCCCCGAGTTCGAGCAGAAGGTCGGCCAGTGGCTCCGCGACGGCGACCTCACCTACAACGAGACCACCTGGAACGGCCTCGACGCGATGCCCGAGGCCTTCGTCGGCCTGCTCACCGGAGCCAACACCGGCAAGGCGATCGTCCGCCTCCGCGAGGACCCCACCGCCTGACCGCACCACCCCGCCGCTCGCCCCCTGAACCGCGAGTGGCGCAATTCCGCCCGCCACTCGCCGAGTGGCGGGCGGTTCTGCGCCACTCGGGGACCCGGTCTGCGCCACTCGGCGCCGACGGAGGGGGACGAGTAGGCCCCGTGGGACTCGAACCCACAACCCGCGGATTAAAAGTCCGCTGCTCTGCCAATTGAGCTAGAGGCCCGCGCCGAGGCGCGGGCTCCAGTCTGCCAGTCGGACCGTGCTCAGCGGTCCCACGCACCGCCGAGCAGGTCGCGGACGGCCGCGGCGACGGCCTCCGTCTCGGCCGCGCGCACGCCCGGCCGGCCGGCCAGGTGCCCCAGATCGGACACGATCGGTCGCAACTCGGCGCCCGGCACCAGGCTCGCCTCGACTGCCGAGTCGGCGACCGTGAAGTACAGGTCGGTGGTCGACGGCATGACGATCGTGCGGGCGGTGATCGACGCCAGGGCATGCTCGTGGCCGTCGCGTCCGCGGCCCACGTCACCGGACTGCCACGTGTCCATCATCGCGAGCAGGTCGTTGGCGTCCCGGGCCGCGTGGTCCTGCGCCCAGTCCTCCAGGACCGCCTCCACCGACTCGTACCCGAGCTGGCGGTACGTCCCGTCCGCGAAGAACTCGCGCGAGTAGGCCCAGCCGGCGTAGACCCGGCCGAAGGCCCGGAGGCCCGCCACCGGAGGAGCGTCGTAGGCGCCCCCGGCGAAAGCTGGATCGGCGAGCAGCGCCGCCCGGACGCCCTCGAGGAAGACGTGGTTGTGCGGCGAGCAGCGCGCGGCACCGCAGATCGGCAGCAGCGCGTCCACGCGGTCGGGGTGGCTCACGGCCCACTCGTATGCCTGCATCGCACCCATCGACCACCCCAGGACGAGGCGCAGCCGCTCGACGCCGAGGTGGTCCAGCAGCAGCCGCTGGGCCGTGACCTGGTCGCGCACGGTCACGAGCGGGAACGCGCCGCCGTTCGACGGCGACGTCGAGACGCCGTTGCCCAGCATGTTCACCACGACGACGAACCAGCGATTCGTGTCGAGCACGCCGCCCGCGCCGATCCACGGGCGGTAGCTGTCGTGCGTGCCCGTGTAGTACGAGGGCACCAGCACGACGTTGTCGCGCGTCGGCGACAGCGTGCCGTGCGTGACGTAGGCCAGCTCGGCCGACAGGCTCGCACCGGACTCCAAGGGAAGGGAGTCCAGCGCGAGCCGTTCGACGGTGGAGGTCGCAACCATCAGAAGAACGTCAGGTAGCGCTCGGTCTCCCACGAGGAGATGTGCGACTGGTAGGCCTGCCATTCGTCGCGCTTGAGGTCGATGAACGCGTTGTAGAGCGCCTCGCCGAACACCTCGCGCGAGAGCCCGTCGGCCTGGAACTCGTCGATCGCCTCGGACAGGTTGCGCGGCAGCACGTCGATGCCGAGCTCGGCGATCTGCGCGTCGGAGTACTCGTACATGTTCTCGCGGTGCGGGGCGCCGGGGTCGATGCGCTCGCGCACGCCCTCCAGGCCCGCGGCCAGGATCATCGCCGCGCCCAGGTACGGGTTGCAGCTGATGTCCGCGGCTCGGCACTCGACCCGACCGCCGGCCAGCGGCACGCGCAGCATGTTCGTGCGGTTGTTGTCGCCATAGCTCACGAACACGGGGGCCCACGTCGAGCCCGACGTGGAGCCCTTGCGGACGAGCCGCTTGTAGCTGTTGACCGTCGGCGCGATGACCGCGCTGATGGCCTTCGCGTGGCGCAGGATGCCGCCGATGAAGTGGTAGGCGATCTCCGAGACGCCGACGCCGTGCGTGTCGTCGCCCTCTTCGAAGAGGTTGGCGCCCGTCGCCAGGTCCTTGAGCGACATGTTGAAGTGCGCGCCCGAGCCCGTCCGGTCGGCGAACGGCTTGGGCATGAACGAGGCGAGGTGGCCGTGCTTGCGAGCGATCTCGCCGGCCATCAGCCGGAAGAAGGTCACGCGGTCGGCCATCGTGAGCGCGTCGGAGTAGGTGAAGTCGATCTCGAACTGGCCGCGGGCGTCCTCGTGGTCGAACGAGTAGACGTCCCAGCCGAGCTCGTCCATCGCCTCGACCAGCTCGGTGAGCCAGGCGAAGTTGTCCAGCGTCGTACTCAGGTCGTAGCAGGGCTTCTCGGCCGTGTCGCGGTCCGAGACCTCCTCGAGGCCGTTCTCGCCCTGGCGCAGGACGAAGAACTCGGTCTCGATGCCCAGGTTGAAGCCCAGCCCGAGCTCGGCGGCGGCGGCCAGCT carries:
- the glnT gene encoding type III glutamate--ammonia ligase; this encodes MSVTDTTPTAAPDVDVSALQHELAASGVRYAMAGFTDVHGRLKGKVVPIGHLPQMAAGSELFTGAAVDGVPQDINDEEVSAHPDLSRGFRLPWKPEVVYFPSTLFTEGKPFEAGARHVLERQLAAAAELGLGFNLGIETEFFVLRQGENGLEEVSDRDTAEKPCYDLSTTLDNFAWLTELVEAMDELGWDVYSFDHEDARGQFEIDFTYSDALTMADRVTFFRLMAGEIARKHGHLASFMPKPFADRTGSGAHFNMSLKDLATGANLFEEGDDTHGVGVSEIAYHFIGGILRHAKAISAVIAPTVNSYKRLVRKGSTSGSTWAPVFVSYGDNNRTNMLRVPLAGGRVECRAADISCNPYLGAAMILAAGLEGVRERIDPGAPHRENMYEYSDAQIAELGIDVLPRNLSEAIDEFQADGLSREVFGEALYNAFIDLKRDEWQAYQSHISSWETERYLTFF
- a CDS encoding NADP-dependent oxidoreductase → MRTSMTTTTREIHLAQRPTGLPGPETYRFVERELRELRDGDVLVENIVLTVDPYMRPRMNDVKSYVPPFKLDHALDGGAVGVVVESRSESLPVGTVVRHGLGWREHAVLADQYATKLDLNGLPTSYFLGVLGMPGHTAYAGLFDVAAFQPGDSVFVSAAAGAVGSLVGQFARLAGAERVVGSAGSAEKVALLTDELKFDAAINYKDGDVMGQVGQAFPDGFDVYFDNVGGDHLEAALEHINERGRMALCGSISGYNDPKASGPRNMFKAVGKRLTLRGFIVSDHESLRPEFEQKVGQWLRDGDLTYNETTWNGLDAMPEAFVGLLTGANTGKAIVRLREDPTA
- a CDS encoding alpha/beta fold hydrolase, which gives rise to MVATSTVERLALDSLPLESGASLSAELAYVTHGTLSPTRDNVVLVPSYYTGTHDSYRPWIGAGGVLDTNRWFVVVVNMLGNGVSTSPSNGGAFPLVTVRDQVTAQRLLLDHLGVERLRLVLGWSMGAMQAYEWAVSHPDRVDALLPICGAARCSPHNHVFLEGVRAALLADPAFAGGAYDAPPVAGLRAFGRVYAGWAYSREFFADGTYRQLGYESVEAVLEDWAQDHAARDANDLLAMMDTWQSGDVGRGRDGHEHALASITARTIVMPSTTDLYFTVADSAVEASLVPGAELRPIVSDLGHLAGRPGVRAAETEAVAAAVRDLLGGAWDR